From Deltaproteobacteria bacterium, the proteins below share one genomic window:
- a CDS encoding cupin domain-containing protein: MTSPMSVSNFQNQSHSSADEVRNPEKTLVEIVRLEDFTFGRFKFEPGWSWSNCIKPVVGTESCQASHAGYCVSGSMTVRMDDGTQKTIVAGESYTIPPGHNAWVDGDEDFVGIEVMSAEHYAKP; this comes from the coding sequence ATGACAAGTCCCATGTCAGTATCGAATTTTCAAAACCAATCTCATAGTTCAGCCGATGAAGTCCGCAATCCTGAAAAGACTCTCGTCGAGATCGTTCGACTTGAAGATTTTACCTTTGGCCGTTTCAAATTCGAGCCTGGCTGGAGCTGGTCAAATTGTATAAAACCAGTGGTAGGGACCGAGTCTTGCCAGGCTTCTCACGCAGGATACTGTGTTTCCGGGAGTATGACAGTCAGGATGGATGACGGAACCCAGAAAACCATTGTGGCTGGAGAATCGTACACAATTCCACCTGGCCACAATGCCTGGGTTGATGGAGACGAGGATTTTGTAGGCATCGAGGTAATGAGCGCGGAGCATTATGCAAAGCCATAA